The genomic region TGTTTTCAGGTGTGTTGAAGGTAGCAGTGGGAGTAGGGAAGGTGGGTGCTTCATTAACGTTGGTGACATTAATGGTTAACTGTTTCTCAAAGAACTGTCCACCTTGGTCGGTGCTACGAACTCTAATGCTGTAGCTGTTCTTGTTTTCAAAGTCAAAGGCAGCAGCAGTTTTTAGTTGACCACCATCTATGGTGAAGAAACTGTTATCGGTAGCACCTGCTCCTGTAACTAGGCTATAGGTAAAGGTGTTGCCAGCATCCGGGTCTGTGGTAGAGAAGTTACCCACCACTGTGCCAATTGCTTGATTTTCTGCAATGGTAGTAGCTGATAGGGTCAGGTCTGTAGGTGCTTCGTTAATGTTAGTAACATTGATAATCAAGTCCTGGGTGACTGGATTATTACCGTCCGTAACTCCAATTTGTACGTTGTAAACGTTATTGCTTCCTACATCTCCTGGTGCTTCAAAATTAGGAGCAGTAACAAAGCTCAAAGCTCCCGTAGTGCCATTGATGGTGAACAAACTCCGGTCTGCTCCCCCACTGATGCTGTAGGTCAAGGTATTACCATCCGCATCAGTGGCAACTATTATTGCCACTGCCGTGCTGTTTTCTGTCACAGAGAAGGTGGAGCTACTAGTTATCACCGGTGGATTGCCGACTTCCTGGACATCGGTGACATTCACGGTAACTGCTTGGGTGGTGGTTAGGCCCCCACCATCGGTGGCGGTGACGGTCACACTGTAAGCATTGGTTCCCGCTGCACTACCTGGTACTTCAAAGTTGGGGGCAGTTTTAAAGCTGAGTAAGCGGGTAGAGGAGTCTATATTGAACTTGTCCCCATCTGCTCCCGATAGGGTGTAGGTAAGGGTGTCGCCTGCATCTGGGTCGGTAGCAGGAGCGATGGTTCCTACAGTAGTGCTATTCTCCGCTACAGGGAAAGTGGCAGTAGTATTGGTAAAGCTGGGTGCTTCATTAACGTTAGTGACAGTGATAATCAAGTCCTGGGTCACAGGATTGACGCCATCCGTAACTCCGATTTGCACGTTGTAAATGTTATCAGTTCCCAGTGCTTCAAAGTTAGGAGCATTAACAAAGCTCAAAGCTCCCGTATTAGCATTGATGGTGAACAAACTCCGGTCCGCTCCCCCGCTAATGCTGTAGGTCAGGGTATTACTATCTGCATCAGTGGCAATAATAGTTCCCACTGCCGTGCTGTTTTCTGCAATGGAGAAGGTGGAGGGGCTGGTTATCAACGGTGGATTGCCATTTTCCACCACATCAGTGACATTTACGGTAACTTCTTGGGTAGCAGTCAAGCCAGCAGCATCCTTGGCAGTAACAGTCACCCTGTAGGTATTGGTTCCCGCTGCACTACCTGGTGCTTCAAAATCAGGAGGAGTTTTAAAGCTGAGTAAGCGGGTAGAGGAGTCTATATTAAACTTGCCCTCATCTGCACCGGAAAGGCTGTAGGTAAGGGTGTCGCCTCCATCTGGATCGGTAGCCGTGATGATTTCTACCGTGGTCGTGTTTTCCGCTCTGGAGAAAGTAGCAGTGGGAGTAGCAAACCTGGGCGCTTCATTAACGTTGGTAACATTAATGGTAACTGCTTGGTTAGTGGTTAAGCCAGCACCATCCCTAGCGGTAACGGTCACGTTGTAGGTGTTGTTCCCTCCTGCACTACCTGGTGCTTCAAAATTAGGAGCAGTCTTGAAGCTTAAAAACTGGGTGGTAGAATCAATATCGAACTTGCCTGCATCTGCACCGGAAAGGGTGTAGGTGAGGGTATCTTCCCTATCTGGATCGGTGGCAGCTACAGTTCCCACAAGGATCGTGTTTTCACCAGCTGATAAGGTAGCGGTAGGAGCATTAAAGCTAGGTGCTTCATTAACGCCAGTAACAGTGATAATCAAGTCCTTGGTAACCGTGTTATTATCACTATCTTTGACTTGGATCTGCAGGTTGTAGCGATTATCAGCTCCTACATCTGTCGGGGCTTCAAAGTTAGGAGCAGTAACAAATCTCAGAGCTCCCGTAGTGGGGTCGATGGCGAACAAGTTCTGGTCTACTCCCCCGCTAATGCTGTAATTAAGGGTGCTACTTTCTACATCTGTGGCCATAATAGTTGCCACTGTGGTGCTGTTTTCTGCGATGGGGAAAGTGGATCCACTGGTTATCACTGGTGGGTTGCCAATTTCCACCACATCGGTGACGTTAACGGTAACTGCTTGGGTGGCAGTTAGCCCCCCACGATCAGTGGCGGTGACGGTCACACTATAAGCATTAGCTCCTGCTGCACTACCTTTGGCCTCAAAATCAGGGGGAGTTTTAAAGCTGAGTAAGCGGGTAGAAGAGTCTATGTTAAACTTGTCCCCATCTGCTCCAGAAAGGGTATAAATGAGGGTATCTCCCGCATCTGGATCGGTAGCAGCAGTAATTATTCCCGCAGTAGTGCTGTTTTCTGCAGTGGAGAACGTAGCAGTGGTATTGGCAAAGCTGGGAGCCCTATTAAATCTCACTTCCCGTGCGATCGGTGCACTGGTATTACCAGCAGTATCTGTGGCAGTTGCCAGTAAAGAAAGTATCCCTTCACTAGGTAATTCACCCGCGCTAATATTCACTGACCACTGGCCATTAATCGCGGTGACCGTGCGTGTCACATTACCAAAGGTCAACCGAACTCGGGAGTTGGCCTCTGCAGTTCCTGTAATGGTAATGCCACTTGATCTTTCTGCAGGGTTGATGATATCGTCACCTGTAACCGGATTAATGACAGGGGCGTTGGGTGGGGTGGTATCTAATAACAGAGTACGAGAAGCTGGGATGGTTTGGGATCCGGACTGAGCAATGCCAATGGCCTCAACACTGTATGAACCATCTCCTGGCAACTCCTGGGGTGTAAAATTAGCAGTCCAGTTTCCATCAATGACATTTACTGTTTTCCTTTGTCCAGCAATGGTGACTTGTACCTGAGCTAGTCCGGTTGCAGTTCCCGTAATAACAGCACCCGCTGCTTTTTCAGCTGCATTCAAAGTGTCATTTCCAGCAATCACCCTAATGGTTACTGGTGGCAAGTCATCACTAATAATAGTTGTTGCTGCTTGTCCCGCTGCTACCATTACTGAGCCTATATTAGGAGTCTCTATCCTCATTACTAATTGTTCATCAGTTTCAATGAGAGTGTCTCCTAATACGGTGACCTTCACCAGCTTTTCCGTTTCCCCATCTGCAAAGTTGATTAAACCAGACAATGGAGTACCAGGAGATAAATCATCAGCATTAATGGACCCCTCCAATCTGTAGTCCACTGTGAGATTACCACTGGGGTTGGTGCGCCACACCCGGAAGGTAACATCTTGTGAAGCGCTATTTCCTTCTGTAATAGATAATGGAGTAGCCGCTACACCAACGGAAGTAATAACTCGAGCAAGAGTCGGGTCGGTATCATCTTTGGGTTTATCCGGGAAAACCTCTGCAGCTGCAATAAAAGATCTTTCTCCTGTTAAGAGGTAATCATAAATGGCCGCATCCTTTAATATAGGATCGGTAATTCCCGCAGCAGCACGCACTGCTGCTGCTAATAAATCCGTAGGAACTTGGTTCAGGTCAATAACGCCTTGAGGGAAATTACTGCGGTTAAAACTGCCCACTTCTTCTCCCACACCATAGGAGAAGAGAGAATCCTTTCCATTGTTTGTGCCTACCCTATCTACCCGCCAACTATCGGCAAAGGGCCCGTAAAGATTCTGAAAACTGACTGGCTGAGGATAGGGGGTGCCATCTCGCCCGGTTAGATCATCTGCCCTATCGTTGTTGCGATTGCCCAGTAATCCCCTAAATCCTCGCTTAATAACTGCAGGTCTTTCCACAATTAAGACATTTACGTCCATAAAGGCATCGTAAATCTCTACTCGAACCTGCTCTCCCAAATCATTTAGGGTAATGGTGTATACGTTACCATTCCGCTCTACATCCAAAGTCCCATCACCATTTATATCCACGCCCGCTTCCGTGGGAGCAATGGATACAATTGATCCATCCACTAACAGCGGATCTGGACCCAGCTGTAACTCAATACGTCTTTCACCAAGTTTGACAGCCATACGAGTGGTAACAGACACCACTTCTGATCCTGGATAAGGTTCATAGCGGACTTGCACCTGGAAGGGGTTTTCGGACCCATCAGTTGTTTCTACTAGAACAAATTCGCCCACTGCCATAAAGTCATAGGCCAGCCCGTCTAAGGTTACCAAGTGGGGATCTCCAAAACCCCAACCCCATAACCATCCATCATCATTTAGAATCAGGGACGATGCATAGTTTTGAAAAAGCGCGATTGAGGTAGGATCTGGGTTGTCAATAACAGCTTGAAACGATTCTGCAAATTCAATGGTATTATCCCCTTGAACGCTGATAGTCAAAGGAGCAGTGGATTGCCCCGGTGCAAAATTAACCGTTCCTGAAGGGAGTGTGCTACCGACAAAATCGTTAGCATCAGCATTCGGATCGTTCGGGGAGAAGAAGCTTTGAGTATTCCAGTTGACACTCACAGCTGAATTAAGGTTACCCTGGCGGACAACTTCAAAGGTGTAGTTTGTGGAGGTTCCTTCATTGCCTTCAAAACCAGCTTGCAGCCATGCATTCCCTGGGTTACGAATAGAAAGAAAAGTCTTGGTGGTAGCAATATCTGCGGAATTGATCTGATTAAACTGATTATCACCATCCTCAAATCCTAAATTATAGGCATAGCCTTCTTCGCTACCTAAACCTCTACCACCATAGGCCCACACATAATCAGCTTTTCCATAGCCTCCTGTGCCAATTCCATCTTGGTCAGTTTGAATATCAAAATACTCATTAACCCAAATATAAGTGTTAATGTTCCTTAAACCAAAATCAGAGGTATCCCGAACAGAAGTGACTTTATAATAACCAGTCTTAACCGTATCATTAGAGTTTGAATATATAGCATATCCATCTGGACCCTTAATGTAATCTCCTATAGCAACAATGTAATCTCGACTGGCATAGCCATAGCCCTTGTAATAGTCATTATTTGTATCTTTGCCATAATAATAAGTAAATTCAAAGAAGACATTATTACTTCTTATATCGGCTTCAAAGAAGTTGCTAAAATAAGGGTCAGAGCTGAAAAAGTTAGCATCGTATGCAAAACCATATTCTGAACCCAAACCAGAGAAACCACTAACTGTACCCTGTGGCGGCCATATATTAGTTGTTGTTCCAAATCCCGTATCAGCGTCATTGTAGCTGGTAAGGTAAACCAGGTTGTTAAACGAACTGTCAGTGGTAATTTCTCCAAAAGAGTCAATGGTGTAGGATCCTGTTTGACCAGTTTCATTCCGATTGGAAACAGGTATGTTTTGACCTTGGTTGTAGGTTCCCACTGGAGCATAGACATAACCACTGTAGCTATCGCCATTACCGTAACGATAAGTAAAGTTATACTGCTGATAGCCAGGCAGACCAACAGTCAGAGTAAATGAGTTGGAAAGAGGGCTGACATTACCCGCAGCATCCGTAGCCTGGGCAGTGAAACTGTAAGTAGTTCCTGGAGCCAGGTTAGCAGTGGTGAAGGTATAATCCCCAGGAGTGTTGGCAGCAGTAGCATCACCATAGGTAAGACCATCACGGAACACGCGTACGGAACTGCCTGCTTCCGCTTTGATATTCAGGGTCGGGGTGAGATCATCTGTGGTAGTACCGTTGCCAAAGGTTCCTGTAACTGGCGCTACATCATCTCTGAAATTGATAATTTGGGGAGGATCAGGAGGGGTATCATCCACATCGGTGACGTTAACAGTAACTGCTTGGGTAGCAGTTAGGCCCCCTCCATCGGTGGCTATAACGGTCACACTGTAGGTGTTAGTTCCTGCTACACTACCTGGCGCTTCAAAATCAGGAGCAGTTTTAAAAGTCAGTGACCGGGTTGTATTATCAATATTGAACTTAGCCACATCTGCTCCCGAGAGGGTGTAGGTAAGGGTATTACCTGCATCTGGATCTGTAGCAGCAAAAATGATTCCTACAGTAGCGCTATTCTCCTCTACAGGGAAAGTGGCAGTGGGAGTAGCAAAGCTAGGTGCTTCATTAACATTGGTAACAGTGATAATTAAGTCCTGGGTGACTGTATTGTTACCATCCGTAACTCCAATTTGTACGTTGTAAACGTTATTGCTTCCTACATCTCCTGGTGCTTCAAAGTTAGGAGCAGTAACAAAGCTCAAAACTCCCGTATTGCGATTGATGTTGAAAAGGCTCTGGTCTGCTCCCCCGCTAATGATGTAGGTCAGTGTGTTACCATCCGCATCAGTGGCAGTAATATTTCCCACTGCTGTGGTGTTTTCTGCCACGGAGAAGGTGGAGCTACTAGTAATTACCGGCGGATTACCGACTTCCACCACATCGGTGACATTAACAGTAACTGTTTGAGTAGCAGTTAGGCCTCCACTATCGGTGGCGGTAACGGTCACACTGTAAGTGTTGGTTCTCGCTGCACTACCTGGTGCTTCAAAATCAGGGGCAGTTTTAAAGGTCAGTGACCGGGTCGTATTATCAATATTGAACTTGTCCACATCTACACCAGAAAGGGTGTAGGTAAGGGTATCACCTGCATCTGGATCTGCAGCAGCGGAGATGATTCCCACAGTGGTGCTGTTTTCTGCAGCAGGGAAGGTGGCAGTAGCACTGGCAAAGCCAGGTGCTTCATTAACATTGGTAACCCTTAGGGTCACTGTGTTAGTGGCAGTTAGTCCACCTCCATCTGTGACTGTAATCCCAAGGGTGAAGGTGTTAGGTAAACTTTCAAAGTTGTTAGCAGCAGCTGATATACCTGCTGATGTCAAAGTAATTTGTCCACTACTAGAATTGATGCTGAAAAATCCACTCTCGTTTCCACTGGAAATACTATACTGTCTAATACCTACGTTGTCCGTATTGGACAAGTTGTCACTTGCTGATACTGTTCCTAAGGTAGCTCCCTGCTGTTGGTTTTCTAGATAGGAAAGGACCTGGGATGCTGTTATAGTGGGGTCAATACCATCGAAGACGTTCCTTGAATTATTAATGAAGTTATTTCCCGCTATATTAATACTGTTTGCAGTAATCTGGGCTGCGTCACGTAAGACAACCCCAACTTCCCAGTTTCTAATGGTGTTGTTTTGGATGTTGAGATTGCTATTATAGGTTCCATAGCCAGTAAAAGTGGGATTTACATCAATACCGTAATAACTAGCAGTTTGACGAATTCCACCTTCACCGAAAAACTCGTTATTTTTGACCGACACCTGTCCCGGCAAACTACCGTAAAGGTTCAGACCTGTGATTAAATTAACACCTCCATTGGTACCTGTTGGAGTCAAAGTGTTGTTTTCAATGGTCACACCGTTGAAGTTACCCCGCACCTCTAAAGAAGATTTGTGGTCTTTATTGTATTTGACTTGAGCTAGATCCATTGTGATCTTATTATCACGGATCACTAAATCACTACCGGAAGGACCCCCATTCACAACCCTAGCAGTTGCCATGACAGCAGGAATCAGACCGGATAAATTATTGTTAGAGGCTTGAGTATAAGCATTAATAAAGTTATTAGCAGGAAAGGTATTCTTCTCTATGGTGACTTTCTTGAATACGAAGGGATCATTCACTTCACCATAAAGCTGAATACCACCGCTGTTGTATTCACCAATATTATTTTTGATATTAACAGTATCATTTCTCCCCTTGAGTTCTAACCAATAGTTACGACCATAGCCACCACCATAACTACCACCATAGCCACCATAGCCACCGTAACCATAGCCAGTCCCGCTAAAAAATTTCCCAAATCCGTCAAAATCGGCACCACCAGCGTGCAGTCCGTGATAGAACTTATTACCATCTATGGTAACATTGGTGAGAGATGCCAGGTATAGGTGGGCAGCACGAGGGCGCCAAAAAGTGTTATTATTAATACTTGAATTACTGAGTCCGGCTAAGTACATAGACCCGCCCGTGCCACCACCGCCCAATAAGCCACCAATGTAGTTGGCATCAATCTGCCAACCGGTAACTTGATCGGTTGGGTTGTTGCTGTTAGCATCTCCGAAACGGGGTCCCTTATTGGCGTTATACCCGGTAACGTAGTTGTTGAGTAGTTTAAAGTTATCTGGTGTACTAGTCCATTGCAAAGGACCGTTTTCATTTCTGAGTCGGAAACCATCAATAGTAACATTGTCTGCTGTTACAGTAACAGTGCCCTTAATCCAAGCTTCTGGGTTAGTACGGTATCCCTGATTGATATTAATACCACCAGTTAAGTTAATATCCGGTATAGTTGGTCTAATTCCTTTATTGGGACCTTCCAGTGTAACCGACTTATTTATAGTCACGTTTTCATTGTATACACCGGATAGCACCCTAATTACATCACCGTTGCTGGCAGCATCAATGGCTGCTTGAATTGTTGTATAAGTTTGACCGGGTCCAACTTCCAGAATAGCGGTGACCTGGTTATTGATCGCAACGGGAGCAATAGGATCTACTGTGAGGCTAGAATTACTGCTACGAGCAATAAAATTAACTGTTGCCTGGCCATCAAATGTACTGGTTGTTACAAAGGGAATATTAATAAATGATTTATTAGTTGCAGATGTAGTTAAATTTTGAAAGGTTAGCAGCACAAAATTCCCCGTACTGCTATCACTATCAGCATTGCCCGTATCAGTACCTGTTATTCTTCCATTTAAGGGAACTGTCCCTGTATTATCACCAATAGTGATAGCATTTACATCAATTTGAATTTCACTGCTAAAGTAAACCTCTATACCTGCTGAAGACACAGCCGGATCTGTAAAGTTTTCCAGTCGGTAGTCGAGATTAATCTTTCCACTACGTGGTGAAACGCTTTGAATTTTGGGGGTAATTACTAGTTTTGGTGTAGACATAAATCTCCAGTGTATTATTAGCGGTTATCATAACAAATCAGCACAAGCATAACATAATTTGCCGGTCTCTAGGAATATAGTCTAAGCAAACTAATGTTTCCAAGATTATAGTGTGTACGGACTACACATGGGTATATAAGGTTTCGGATATCATTATTGCAGCATTAACAGAACTATGGTAGCATTTCCAGAGCATGTGGTGTTAATTTTATTATTTGTTTACATTGTAAAACCACAAAATCCGCTCTTAGAAACTTACCAAAACCTACCCAAGCCTAGTTAAAACTAAACAAGGAAAGGTTTTAGCGATTGACATAACTTCCTACGGTCAGCAACCTGCTAAGTGGGTGAGTGGAATTAAACATAAGATGAACGTAGGTTGGGTTGAGGAACGAAACCCAACGCCCCACTGGTTACCTAACCCATCCTACAAATAATTGTGCCTCCCTACTTAACTCTAGGAACTTACACTTCTAGATGTTAGTACCTATTAAGTTACTTAAAGCTTGATTGAGTTCGTCGCCTGTATTATTAGGACCATTGAGTTCTGATCCAAAAGCAGATGCAACCAGCTGAAAGATTTGATTGCGGTTCGGGTTGCTCCCCAATAACAAGTATTGGTTCATCAAGAAAATATCTCCTGGCGAAGTTGTTGAATTTCCGTCAATATCAAAGAGGCTTAACTGTGCTTCAATCCCATTGGCAAGTGTAGCTCCGGTAGTATTGGTGGATCCCACGGTTTCACTAGGGAACCGAGCGAAGGTAGTTTCTAGGATGGAGTTACGGTTAGGATTATTCCGTTCCGCTAAAAACCGGTTAATTAGGAATGCATCGGATCCAGTAAAGACTCCGTTACCATCAATATCCCCTACAGCACCATCAACTATGGTTACAGTAGCTCCGGTAGTAGCACCCAGGTCATAGGTGGCTCCATCTGTGAGACTGAGAATAACGCTTTGATTACCTTCTATGATAGCATCATTTATCGGCAAGACATCGACAACCGCTGTGGTTTGTCCACCAGCAATTGTGACTGTGCCAGGTAGAAGTGTGT from Cylindrospermopsis curvispora GIHE-G1 harbors:
- a CDS encoding cadherin domain-containing protein, whose amino-acid sequence is MSTPKLVITPKIQSVSPRSGKINLDYRLENFTDPAVSSAGIEVYFSSEIQIDVNAITIGDNTGTVPLNGRITGTDTGNADSDSSTGNFVLLTFQNLTTSATNKSFINIPFVTTSTFDGQATVNFIARSSNSSLTVDPIAPVAINNQVTAILEVGPGQTYTTIQAAIDAASNGDVIRVLSGVYNENVTINKSVTLEGPNKGIRPTIPDINLTGGININQGYRTNPEAWIKGTVTVTADNVTIDGFRLRNENGPLQWTSTPDNFKLLNNYVTGYNANKGPRFGDANSNNPTDQVTGWQIDANYIGGLLGGGGTGGSMYLAGLSNSSINNNTFWRPRAAHLYLASLTNVTIDGNKFYHGLHAGGADFDGFGKFFSGTGYGYGGYGGYGGSYGGGYGRNYWLELKGRNDTVNIKNNIGEYNSGGIQLYGEVNDPFVFKKVTIEKNTFPANNFINAYTQASNNNLSGLIPAVMATARVVNGGPSGSDLVIRDNKITMDLAQVKYNKDHKSSLEVRGNFNGVTIENNTLTPTGTNGGVNLITGLNLYGSLPGQVSVKNNEFFGEGGIRQTASYYGIDVNPTFTGYGTYNSNLNIQNNTIRNWEVGVVLRDAAQITANSINIAGNNFINNSRNVFDGIDPTITASQVLSYLENQQQGATLGTVSASDNLSNTDNVGIRQYSISSGNESGFFSINSSSGQITLTSAGISAAANNFESLPNTFTLGITVTDGGGLTATNTVTLRVTNVNEAPGFASATATFPAAENSTTVGIISAAADPDAGDTLTYTLSGVDVDKFNIDNTTRSLTFKTAPDFEAPGSAARTNTYSVTVTATDSGGLTATQTVTVNVTDVVEVGNPPVITSSSTFSVAENTTAVGNITATDADGNTLTYIISGGADQSLFNINRNTGVLSFVTAPNFEAPGDVGSNNVYNVQIGVTDGNNTVTQDLIITVTNVNEAPSFATPTATFPVEENSATVGIIFAATDPDAGNTLTYTLSGADVAKFNIDNTTRSLTFKTAPDFEAPGSVAGTNTYSVTVIATDGGGLTATQAVTVNVTDVDDTPPDPPQIINFRDDVAPVTGTFGNGTTTDDLTPTLNIKAEAGSSVRVFRDGLTYGDATAANTPGDYTFTTANLAPGTTYSFTAQATDAAGNVSPLSNSFTLTVGLPGYQQYNFTYRYGNGDSYSGYVYAPVGTYNQGQNIPVSNRNETGQTGSYTIDSFGEITTDSSFNNLVYLTSYNDADTGFGTTTNIWPPQGTVSGFSGLGSEYGFAYDANFFSSDPYFSNFFEADIRSNNVFFEFTYYYGKDTNNDYYKGYGYASRDYIVAIGDYIKGPDGYAIYSNSNDTVKTGYYKVTSVRDTSDFGLRNINTYIWVNEYFDIQTDQDGIGTGGYGKADYVWAYGGRGLGSEEGYAYNLGFEDGDNQFNQINSADIATTKTFLSIRNPGNAWLQAGFEGNEGTSTNYTFEVVRQGNLNSAVSVNWNTQSFFSPNDPNADANDFVGSTLPSGTVNFAPGQSTAPLTISVQGDNTIEFAESFQAVIDNPDPTSIALFQNYASSLILNDDGWLWGWGFGDPHLVTLDGLAYDFMAVGEFVLVETTDGSENPFQVQVRYEPYPGSEVVSVTTRMAVKLGERRIELQLGPDPLLVDGSIVSIAPTEAGVDINGDGTLDVERNGNVYTITLNDLGEQVRVEIYDAFMDVNVLIVERPAVIKRGFRGLLGNRNNDRADDLTGRDGTPYPQPVSFQNLYGPFADSWRVDRVGTNNGKDSLFSYGVGEEVGSFNRSNFPQGVIDLNQVPTDLLAAAVRAAAGITDPILKDAAIYDYLLTGERSFIAAAEVFPDKPKDDTDPTLARVITSVGVAATPLSITEGNSASQDVTFRVWRTNPSGNLTVDYRLEGSINADDLSPGTPLSGLINFADGETEKLVKVTVLGDTLIETDEQLVMRIETPNIGSVMVAAGQAATTIISDDLPPVTIRVIAGNDTLNAAEKAAGAVITGTATGLAQVQVTIAGQRKTVNVIDGNWTANFTPQELPGDGSYSVEAIGIAQSGSQTIPASRTLLLDTTPPNAPVINPVTGDDIINPAERSSGITITGTAEANSRVRLTFGNVTRTVTAINGQWSVNISAGELPSEGILSLLATATDTAGNTSAPIAREVRFNRAPSFANTTATFSTAENSTTAGIITAATDPDAGDTLIYTLSGADGDKFNIDSSTRLLSFKTPPDFEAKGSAAGANAYSVTVTATDRGGLTATQAVTVNVTDVVEIGNPPVITSGSTFPIAENSTTVATIMATDVESSTLNYSISGGVDQNLFAIDPTTGALRFVTAPNFEAPTDVGADNRYNLQIQVKDSDNNTVTKDLIITVTGVNEAPSFNAPTATLSAGENTILVGTVAATDPDREDTLTYTLSGADAGKFDIDSTTQFLSFKTAPNFEAPGSAGGNNTYNVTVTARDGAGLTTNQAVTINVTNVNEAPRFATPTATFSRAENTTTVEIITATDPDGGDTLTYSLSGADEGKFNIDSSTRLLSFKTPPDFEAPGSAAGTNTYRVTVTAKDAAGLTATQEVTVNVTDVVENGNPPLITSPSTFSIAENSTAVGTIIATDADSNTLTYSISGGADRSLFTINANTGALSFVNAPNFEALGTDNIYNVQIGVTDGVNPVTQDLIITVTNVNEAPSFTNTTATFPVAENSTTVGTIAPATDPDAGDTLTYTLSGADGDKFNIDSSTRLLSFKTAPNFEVPGSAAGTNAYSVTVTATDGGGLTTTQAVTVNVTDVQEVGNPPVITSSSTFSVTENSTAVAIIVATDADGNTLTYSISGGADRSLFTINGTTGALSFVTAPNFEAPGDVGSNNVYNVQIGVTDGNNPVTQDLIINVTNINEAPTDLTLSATTIAENQAIGTVVGNFSTTDPDAGNTFTYSLVTGAGATDNSFFTIDGGQLKTAAAFDFENKNSYSIRVRSTDQGGQFFEKQLTINVTNVNEAPTFPTPTATFNTPENSTNVGTIAPATDPDGGDILNYTLSGADATKFNFNTITRALSFKTPPDFEAPGSNTYSLTITATDVRGLNATQTVTVNVTGINEAPSFANATATFSTAENSTTVGTIAPATDPDAGDTLTYSLSGADADKFNIDNRSLTFKTPPDFEAKGSAARTNTYSVTVTATDSGGLTATQTVTVNVTNVVEVGNPPVITSSSTFSVAENTTAVGNITATDADGNTLTYIISGGADQSLFNINRNTGVLSFVTAPNFEAPGDVGSNNVYNVQIGVTDGNNPVTQDLIINVTNINEAPTDLTLSATTIAENQAIGTVVGNLSTTDPDAGNTFTYSLVTGTGSIDNSSFTIDRGQLKTAAAFDFETKNSYSIRVRSTDQGGQFFEKQLTINVTNENEPPVFSAVSFPVRENSKLVGRISVQNPEPEDVITFALAGVDAKLLSIDSQGNLTFNKAPDFEKPEDAGKNNIYQVQVTVGDGNTPPVTQDIDIKVEDVNEAPAAIGDFLAIVGDTSGSIEPLKNDTDPDSGDKLKIIGVTDGKQGKVEIIGDQLKYTLLDAAYTGDDVFSYTISDQGNLTATANVKVNVTGTKVVVNSGVITDVQPGDPLIPSEAGSLSGIVNNVSFNFRAGYNPTQARDILQRTLVSTDAAFNNLFGLYEIDNATGTVNGIAPGQPGYARAALNRAVSSFAVRAGGSGNGITGNVVVGGDKFYAPFVIANGGNLFGSMQDAINTFFQLNADNSRATAENYTSFPVAYFSFGAANPDGAAHIKSFGNNIFGFEDLPAGVGVNDYDFNDTVFSFG